The following are encoded in a window of Chitinophagaceae bacterium genomic DNA:
- a CDS encoding alkaline phosphatase family protein, producing the protein MKIRILLILSFFSSPVFSQTDSLPNIFIITTDGFRWQEIFNGADPAIISNPRYVKDTALLRQMFWHEDPVERRRILMPFIWKTLARQGSLYGNRNYENNVAVANPYRFSYAGYNELLTGYADPAIIANRKKRNSNETLLHFMNNQPGYKNNVAAFASWNLFDYILNKQPAGIYLNSGYRNIAHDSLTTNETLINTIQQLAVNNRQQTRNDMLTFVAAKEYIQARHPKVVFIGFGETDEYAHSGRYDEYLQSAHLFDEFISQLWYLVNKDPFYKNNTSFIITTDHGRGARPGNWTKHSMFINGSNNTWLLTIGQGLDCKGEVKNKEEIYIEQLAQTITRLLGQTFTAPHPVGDPLYLSFNEK; encoded by the coding sequence ATGAAAATCCGCATACTGCTGATACTCTCTTTTTTCAGCTCCCCCGTTTTTTCACAAACAGATTCCCTGCCAAATATTTTTATCATCACTACCGACGGGTTCCGCTGGCAGGAAATTTTTAACGGGGCCGACCCCGCTATCATCAGTAACCCCAGGTATGTAAAAGACACGGCATTACTCCGGCAAATGTTCTGGCACGAAGACCCCGTAGAAAGAAGAAGGATCCTGATGCCCTTTATATGGAAAACCCTCGCCAGGCAGGGATCTTTGTATGGCAACAGGAATTATGAGAATAACGTAGCCGTGGCCAATCCATACCGGTTTTCTTATGCAGGCTATAATGAACTCCTGACCGGCTATGCCGACCCGGCCATCATTGCCAACCGCAAAAAACGGAACAGCAATGAAACCCTGCTGCATTTCATGAACAACCAGCCGGGTTATAAAAACAACGTAGCGGCATTTGCAAGCTGGAACCTCTTCGATTACATTCTCAACAAGCAGCCTGCTGGTATTTACCTGAACAGTGGCTACAGGAATATTGCGCATGATTCGCTAACAACCAACGAAACACTGATCAATACCATACAGCAACTGGCAGTGAATAACCGGCAACAAACCAGGAATGACATGCTTACTTTTGTTGCGGCCAAAGAGTATATACAGGCCAGGCATCCCAAAGTGGTATTCATAGGTTTTGGAGAAACCGATGAATATGCCCACAGCGGCCGGTATGATGAGTACCTGCAGAGTGCTCACCTCTTTGACGAATTCATTTCACAGCTCTGGTACCTGGTGAATAAAGACCCGTTTTATAAAAACAATACCAGTTTTATCATTACCACCGATCATGGGCGTGGAGCCAGGCCCGGAAACTGGACAAAACACAGTATGTTCATTAACGGCAGCAACAATACCTGGCTCCTGACCATCGGCCAGGGCCTTGATTGCAAAGGAGAAGTAAAAAACAAGGAAGAAATTTATATTGAACAGCTGGCACAAACAATCACCCGGCTGCTCGGGCAAACCTTTACTGCCCCTCACCCTGTAGGTGATCCCCTGTACCTGTCCTTCAATGAAAAATGA
- a CDS encoding glycosyltransferase family 39 protein produces the protein MNYRNKTVVLILVATLVRCITAFCLELGNDEVYYRMYAQHLQWNYFDHPPMVGWMIRLTTANLLFDNEFFIRLGAIISAAITTWFIFLSGKKLNNAYTGYLAAAIYTATIYGSIVAGTFILPDSPQMIFWAAGLYLLIDIAHYTTINRVKKRKLLLFGIIAGLGMLCKIHTTFLWAGLLLYLLLNNRQWFKEPVLYLSAITTLLIFYPVIKWNIDNHFVTYLYHGQRVNVTGSGFNFSGFLSFAGGQVLYCNPVIFFLLIPATIAAIKNELPVLSSQKGMLLLCSLPLLIIATIISFFKPVLPHWTGPAYSGLVLLTACYLDKRKRTSLFERRIMPKPLLVANTFLFVLISSGILLINFMPGTAGSKANPHLGDGDFTLDMYGWKKFKKEFQKMIESDLQKGLVKRNACIISNKWFPAAHLDYIAALPLKKDLIALGDTNDIHQYAWINTERRLLLPGDDAYYIAPSNNYADAKELYGNRFTTILPPQVIEQERGGRICRRFYVWRLKNFRP, from the coding sequence GTGAATTATAGAAATAAAACCGTGGTGCTTATTCTCGTGGCAACACTGGTTCGTTGCATCACCGCCTTTTGTTTGGAACTGGGCAATGATGAAGTATACTACCGCATGTATGCCCAGCACCTTCAATGGAATTATTTTGATCACCCTCCCATGGTGGGCTGGATGATACGGCTTACCACCGCCAACCTGTTGTTTGACAATGAATTTTTTATACGACTGGGCGCCATCATTTCTGCCGCTATAACTACCTGGTTCATCTTTTTGAGCGGCAAAAAACTGAATAATGCCTACACCGGTTATTTGGCAGCAGCAATTTATACCGCAACCATTTATGGAAGCATTGTGGCGGGTACATTTATCCTGCCCGATTCGCCCCAAATGATCTTCTGGGCAGCAGGCCTGTACCTCCTTATCGATATAGCACATTACACAACCATAAATCGGGTGAAGAAGAGAAAGCTGTTGCTGTTTGGGATCATTGCCGGACTAGGTATGCTTTGTAAAATTCATACTACGTTCCTGTGGGCCGGCTTACTGCTTTACCTGCTCCTCAACAACAGGCAATGGTTTAAAGAACCTGTCCTGTACCTTTCAGCCATAACCACCCTGCTGATATTTTACCCGGTCATTAAATGGAATATTGATAACCACTTTGTAACATACCTCTATCATGGCCAACGGGTGAATGTGACCGGAAGCGGCTTTAATTTCTCTGGTTTTCTGAGCTTTGCAGGCGGACAGGTATTGTATTGCAACCCGGTCATCTTTTTTCTCCTTATTCCGGCAACCATTGCTGCCATTAAGAATGAACTGCCTGTTCTGTCATCGCAAAAAGGAATGTTGCTGCTCTGCAGTTTGCCATTACTGATTATTGCTACAATCATTTCTTTTTTTAAGCCGGTACTCCCCCACTGGACCGGGCCTGCATACAGCGGCCTGGTCTTACTTACAGCCTGCTACCTGGACAAACGAAAAAGAACATCCCTGTTTGAAAGAAGAATAATGCCCAAGCCCCTGTTGGTTGCAAATACATTTCTCTTCGTATTGATCAGCTCCGGCATCCTGCTTATCAATTTCATGCCCGGCACAGCAGGCAGTAAAGCCAACCCGCATCTGGGAGATGGAGATTTTACGCTGGACATGTACGGGTGGAAAAAATTCAAAAAAGAGTTTCAAAAAATGATCGAATCAGATCTGCAAAAAGGCCTCGTGAAAAGAAATGCCTGCATCATAAGCAACAAATGGTTCCCGGCTGCTCATCTTGATTATATTGCAGCCTTGCCACTAAAAAAAGACCTTATTGCCCTTGGCGATACGAATGATATACACCAGTATGCATGGATCAATACAGAACGGAGGTTATTGCTGCCCGGCGATGATGCTTATTACATAGCTCCTTCCAACAACTATGCAGATGCCAAAGAATTATACGGTAACCGGTTTACAACAATTCTACCGCCCCAGGTAATTGAACAGGAAAGAGGTGGAAGGATATGCCGTCGTTTTTATGTCTGGCGCCTGAAAAATTTCAGGCCATAA
- a CDS encoding choice-of-anchor I family protein → MKKTAALLLLISVFTACKKSDEIPGEVIVNEDPATYKEIASLNLGGLGSAEITTFDPQTKRLFAVNNGTVNKIDVIDIVNPASITLVHSINLGTYGGYVNSVDVSNGKLAAAIESATKQNNGKVVVFNTTTYAEEKVITVGALPDMVVYSPDGKYILSANEGEPDAPYTNDPEGSVSIISVENNYSVTTLNFASFAPQLTALKTKGFRVFGPGNDIAKDVEPEYISVSSDSRTAWVTLQENNAIAVIDIATKTITKILPLGFKDYNVAAHAIDPSDKEGGINFNPWKVYGTYMPDAVASLNYNGIPYLFTANEGDAREYTGFSELKRVKDIALDATAFPDAVTLKQDIQLGRLNITTTLGDTDGDGDFDALYGFGARSFSVWNGNTGDLVYDSRNELDVKAKDLGIYDDNRSDDKGTEPEAITLGKVGTKTIAFVGMERADAIAVYDVTNPTAPVFIKMFATGDAPEGVLFIPASKSPIQQSLVVVSSENDGAIKIYKADKL, encoded by the coding sequence ATGAAAAAAACAGCCGCACTGCTACTCCTGATTTCCGTATTCACTGCATGTAAGAAGTCAGATGAGATTCCGGGCGAGGTCATCGTAAACGAAGACCCGGCCACGTACAAAGAGATCGCTTCCCTGAACCTGGGAGGCCTGGGTTCAGCAGAGATCACCACATTTGACCCGCAGACAAAAAGGTTATTTGCTGTAAATAACGGCACCGTCAACAAGATCGATGTTATAGACATTGTCAATCCCGCTTCCATCACCCTGGTTCATTCCATCAACCTGGGTACCTATGGCGGTTATGTAAACAGCGTGGATGTAAGCAATGGCAAACTGGCCGCAGCCATTGAATCGGCAACCAAACAAAACAACGGCAAAGTGGTAGTATTTAATACCACTACCTATGCAGAGGAAAAAGTAATTACAGTAGGCGCTTTACCCGACATGGTTGTATACAGCCCCGACGGAAAATATATACTCAGCGCCAACGAAGGGGAACCCGATGCCCCATATACCAATGACCCCGAAGGAAGCGTTTCCATCATCAGCGTGGAAAACAATTACAGTGTCACTACACTCAATTTTGCATCCTTCGCCCCGCAGTTAACTGCACTTAAAACGAAAGGCTTCCGCGTATTTGGTCCGGGCAATGATATTGCCAAAGATGTGGAACCGGAATATATTTCCGTTTCATCCGATTCCAGAACGGCCTGGGTTACCCTGCAGGAAAATAATGCCATAGCGGTCATTGATATCGCAACCAAAACGATCACAAAGATATTACCGCTTGGATTCAAGGATTACAATGTGGCGGCCCATGCGATCGACCCAAGCGATAAAGAAGGCGGTATAAATTTCAACCCCTGGAAAGTATACGGAACGTATATGCCCGATGCGGTTGCTTCCCTGAATTATAACGGCATTCCCTATCTATTTACTGCGAATGAAGGAGATGCAAGAGAATACACTGGATTCAGTGAGCTAAAACGGGTAAAAGATATAGCCCTGGATGCAACAGCCTTTCCGGATGCGGTTACGCTTAAGCAGGATATTCAATTAGGAAGACTGAACATTACCACCACCCTGGGCGACACCGATGGCGATGGGGACTTTGATGCGTTGTATGGTTTCGGCGCCCGTTCATTCAGTGTATGGAATGGTAATACGGGCGACCTGGTATATGACAGCAGGAACGAACTGGACGTTAAAGCCAAAGACCTGGGCATCTATGATGATAACCGCAGTGATGATAAAGGAACAGAACCCGAAGCGATAACACTGGGCAAGGTAGGAACCAAAACCATTGCTTTTGTAGGCATGGAAAGAGCAGATGCCATTGCGGTTTATGATGTGACAAACCCAACCGCTCCTGTCTTTATAAAAATGTTTGCCACCGGTGATGCCCCGGAAGGAGTGCTTTTCATTCCTGCTTCAAAAAGCCCCATACAACAAAGCCTTGTTGTGGTAAGCAGCGAAAATGACGGAGCCATTAAAATTTACAAAGCAGACAAGTTGTAG
- a CDS encoding UDP-2,3-diacylglucosamine diphosphatase produces the protein MKKRKLDILVLSDVHLGTYGCHAKELLLYLKTIRPKTVILNGDIIDIWQFSKRYWPKSHMKVVKQLMSWMGKGVKIYYVTGNHDEMLRKFAGFKMGSLKIVNKVILELDEGKTAWFFHGDVFDVTMQHSKWLAKLGAVGYDTLILINRVANFISEKIFRRGKLSLSKKIKNSVKSAVKFINSFEQTAADIGISNKYDYVVCGHIHQPEIKEIVNEEGKIIYLNSGDWIENLTALEYAGGKWEIYRFDEIEMLNMSIHDQEEELNNNQLFDNLVEEFNLLKQS, from the coding sequence ATAAAGAAAAGAAAACTGGATATACTGGTACTGTCGGACGTACATCTCGGTACCTATGGTTGCCACGCCAAGGAATTATTGCTTTACCTGAAAACAATCAGGCCCAAAACGGTCATCCTAAATGGAGATATCATTGATATCTGGCAGTTCAGCAAACGCTACTGGCCTAAAAGCCATATGAAAGTGGTAAAACAATTAATGAGCTGGATGGGAAAGGGAGTGAAGATCTATTACGTCACCGGCAACCACGATGAGATGCTGCGGAAGTTCGCAGGTTTCAAGATGGGCTCTCTGAAAATTGTTAACAAAGTGATACTGGAACTGGACGAGGGGAAGACGGCCTGGTTCTTTCACGGCGATGTATTTGATGTAACCATGCAGCACAGCAAGTGGCTGGCAAAACTGGGTGCCGTGGGGTACGATACGTTGATCCTTATTAACCGGGTAGCCAATTTTATCTCAGAAAAGATATTCCGGCGCGGAAAATTATCCCTGTCGAAGAAAATAAAGAACAGTGTGAAGAGTGCAGTGAAGTTCATTAACAGTTTTGAACAAACGGCCGCTGATATCGGCATCAGCAACAAATACGATTATGTGGTCTGCGGCCATATTCACCAGCCCGAAATAAAAGAGATCGTAAACGAGGAGGGTAAAATAATCTACCTGAACAGCGGCGACTGGATCGAGAACCTGACCGCATTGGAGTACGCCGGCGGCAAATGGGAGATTTACCGGTTTGATGAAATTGAAATGCTGAACATGAGCATACACGACCAGGAAGAAGAACTGAACAATAACCAGTTGTTTGATAACCTGGTGGAAGAATTCAACCTGTTGAAGCAATCATGA
- a CDS encoding response regulator transcription factor yields MSTSNTVKKILIADDEPDILEIIQYNLKNEGYEVATAKNGNDALDLAKRFNPDLIILDIMMPGKTGIEVCNLLRMQPAFNDTLIIFLTALSDEGTEIKGLETGADDYLTKPVSPKVLVSKVNALFRRINKEETGILQVGDLKIDREKYIVNFQGNDIILARKEFELLALLASKPGKVFLRNEILNQVWGTEVIVGDRTIDVHIRKIRQKLDLDCITTVKGVGYKFEI; encoded by the coding sequence ATGAGTACGTCAAATACGGTTAAGAAAATATTAATTGCCGACGATGAGCCGGATATCCTGGAGATCATCCAGTACAACCTGAAGAACGAAGGATATGAAGTGGCCACGGCAAAGAACGGAAACGATGCACTGGACCTTGCGAAACGATTCAACCCCGACCTGATCATCCTTGATATCATGATGCCGGGTAAAACCGGCATTGAAGTATGCAACCTCCTGCGCATGCAACCTGCTTTTAACGATACCCTGATCATATTCCTTACCGCATTGAGTGATGAAGGGACCGAAATAAAGGGACTGGAGACCGGCGCAGATGATTACCTTACCAAACCCGTAAGTCCCAAGGTACTGGTGAGTAAGGTGAATGCCCTGTTCAGGCGCATCAATAAAGAAGAGACCGGCATTTTGCAGGTAGGTGACCTGAAAATAGACCGGGAAAAATATATCGTGAACTTCCAGGGCAACGATATCATACTTGCCCGTAAGGAATTTGAACTGCTAGCCCTGCTTGCCAGTAAGCCGGGAAAGGTCTTCCTCCGCAATGAGATACTGAACCAGGTTTGGGGAACCGAAGTGATCGTGGGCGACCGCACCATTGATGTACATATCCGCAAGATCCGCCAGAAACTGGACCTCGACTGCATCACCACGGTAAAGGGCGTTGGGTATAAGTTTGAGATATAG
- the atpB gene encoding F0F1 ATP synthase subunit A, protein MRSKSIKSLLAAVFSLGILFFSQPAKAQGGEHGEPAGEPAKKEKIFDANEVIFGHIMDAHEFHFFSYKGSDGHQHHATIPLPVILYTKEKGFSFFMSSVFHHGEHNHDGFGLLTNEKIDALKLDRNKYAAGHIVAVNAAGEIDGSVKVYDFSLTRNVVQMLLALTLLVFILIKVARRYGTGAGVTSAPKGMQNTMETIVNFVNDEIAKPNLGAKSSKYLPYLLTVFLFILINNIVGLIPGTANVTGNIAFTFVLAIISFVVILFSSNKHYWGHIFNPPGVPGWVKVILVPVEVLGIFTKPFALMIRLFANMVAGHILIICLISLIFIMAALNQYVGWGFSPFSIAFTIFIYFIEVLVAFLQAFIFTILTGVFIGQAIEGAHDDHAHAAAH, encoded by the coding sequence ATGAGATCTAAGAGCATCAAATCATTACTGGCAGCGGTTTTCAGCCTCGGGATACTGTTTTTTTCACAGCCTGCAAAGGCCCAGGGCGGGGAGCATGGTGAGCCAGCCGGGGAACCAGCCAAAAAAGAGAAGATATTTGATGCAAACGAGGTTATTTTCGGTCACATCATGGATGCCCATGAATTTCACTTTTTCTCATACAAAGGGTCCGATGGCCATCAACACCATGCCACCATCCCCTTGCCCGTTATCCTTTACACAAAGGAAAAGGGCTTCTCCTTCTTCATGTCCTCTGTATTCCACCACGGGGAGCATAATCATGATGGTTTCGGTTTACTCACCAATGAGAAGATCGATGCATTAAAGCTTGACAGGAATAAATACGCTGCCGGACATATCGTTGCCGTTAATGCAGCAGGTGAGATCGACGGATCCGTTAAGGTATACGATTTTTCCCTCACCCGGAATGTGGTTCAGATGCTGCTGGCCCTTACATTACTTGTCTTCATTCTCATAAAAGTAGCCCGGAGATATGGTACGGGCGCCGGGGTGACTTCTGCTCCCAAAGGAATGCAGAACACCATGGAAACCATTGTGAACTTTGTGAATGATGAAATTGCAAAACCGAACCTGGGCGCCAAAAGCAGTAAATACCTGCCTTACCTGTTAACCGTTTTCTTATTCATTCTCATTAACAATATTGTAGGCTTGATACCGGGTACAGCCAATGTTACCGGTAATATTGCTTTCACCTTTGTATTGGCCATCATTTCATTTGTTGTGATACTGTTCAGCAGCAACAAACACTACTGGGGCCACATCTTCAATCCGCCGGGAGTTCCAGGCTGGGTTAAAGTGATCCTGGTGCCGGTGGAAGTGCTGGGTATATTCACCAAACCCTTTGCACTTATGATCAGGTTGTTTGCCAACATGGTGGCAGGGCATATCCTCATCATCTGCCTGATATCGCTCATATTCATCATGGCGGCTCTGAACCAATATGTTGGCTGGGGCTTTTCACCATTTTCCATCGCCTTTACCATTTTCATTTATTTTATCGAGGTGCTGGTTGCTTTTTTGCAGGCCTTCATCTTTACCATATTAACAGGAGTATTTATCGGGCAGGCCATTGAAGGTGCACATGATGATCATGCGCATGCAGCCGCTCATTAA
- a CDS encoding glycosyl transferase yields MKILYAIQGTGNGHLSRARDIIPILQKKGELDILVSGIQADVELPYPVKYKFKGLSFIFGKKGGIDLVATYKKSNLKQLYKEIKSLPVENYDLVINDFEPVSAWACKMKKKDCIGLSHQAAVINKRSPRPKKKDLVGKAVLNNYAPVTASYGFHFGMYDKNIFPPVIRSQVRQAKPENKDHYSVYLPAYSDQRIIKVLGEIKDIRWQVFSKHSKKEYREKNIHIRPVNNDDFIESLIHCTGILCGAGFETPAEALYLKKKLMVIPMKGQYEQQCNAAALKDMGVPVIKSLKKKHTDKIRAWITGKQVITVNYPNSTERIISMIIRKHAAPDIKKEIKLGDAIYSVKKLKDKSLGKILNQLGG; encoded by the coding sequence ATGAAGATATTATATGCCATACAGGGTACAGGCAATGGTCACCTGAGCAGGGCCAGGGATATCATCCCCATCCTGCAGAAAAAAGGAGAACTAGATATCCTGGTCAGCGGCATACAGGCGGATGTAGAGTTGCCTTACCCGGTGAAATATAAATTCAAAGGGCTCAGTTTTATTTTCGGGAAGAAGGGCGGTATAGACCTTGTGGCGACGTATAAAAAAAGCAATTTAAAACAGCTCTACAAAGAGATCAAAAGCCTGCCTGTTGAAAACTATGACCTGGTGATCAATGATTTTGAACCCGTGAGTGCCTGGGCCTGCAAGATGAAAAAAAAGGATTGTATCGGGCTCAGCCACCAGGCAGCCGTGATCAATAAAAGATCGCCCCGGCCCAAAAAGAAGGACCTGGTTGGTAAAGCGGTTTTAAACAATTATGCGCCCGTAACAGCATCCTATGGTTTTCATTTTGGTATGTATGATAAAAATATTTTTCCGCCGGTGATCCGGAGCCAGGTAAGACAGGCAAAACCGGAGAATAAGGATCATTACAGTGTTTACCTGCCTGCTTACAGTGATCAACGGATCATCAAGGTACTGGGTGAAATAAAGGATATCCGGTGGCAGGTGTTCAGCAAGCACTCCAAAAAAGAATACCGGGAAAAGAATATTCACATCCGGCCGGTGAATAATGATGATTTTATTGAGAGCCTTATCCACTGCACGGGTATTTTATGCGGCGCCGGTTTTGAAACGCCGGCCGAAGCCCTGTACCTGAAAAAGAAGCTGATGGTGATCCCTATGAAAGGACAATATGAACAGCAATGCAATGCTGCTGCCCTGAAAGATATGGGCGTGCCGGTGATCAAAAGCCTGAAGAAGAAACATACGGATAAGATCAGGGCGTGGATAACGGGAAAGCAGGTGATCACCGTTAATTATCCCAACAGTACCGAAAGGATCATCAGCATGATCATCCGGAAACATGCAGCTCCGGATATAAAAAAGGAAATTAAACTGGGCGATGCTATTTATTCGGTAAAGAAATTAAAGGACAAGAGCCTGGGAAAAATATTAAACCAACTGGGGGGATAG
- a CDS encoding phosphatase PAP2 family protein — protein MQTNPFSIRKNKIYFIGLLASLLTAAVFLLANGKAAAFISLNSYHPFLLNIFFINYTFMGDGIFALCLVAVMFFYLKKKNQGFALLYSFLISGLAVQVIKNLISAPRPRLFFEQGQYLFFMDGISLANNSSFPSGHTATAFAIATVFVMMLKNKNWQWLILPAALLAGYSRIYLAQHFLLDVIIGAILGSVSGIIAVYLAFNPAGNRVLLKKIFKLIQGRPSSPASMQTV, from the coding sequence ATGCAAACCAACCCATTCTCTATCCGAAAGAATAAAATTTACTTCATCGGACTCCTGGCTTCCCTATTGACTGCAGCAGTTTTTTTACTCGCCAACGGCAAGGCCGCTGCTTTCATTTCTCTCAACAGTTATCACCCTTTTCTTTTGAACATTTTTTTTATCAATTACACATTTATGGGGGATGGTATCTTTGCTCTGTGCCTGGTTGCTGTAATGTTCTTTTATTTAAAAAAGAAAAACCAGGGTTTTGCATTACTCTACTCCTTTTTGATTTCCGGGTTAGCTGTACAGGTGATCAAAAATCTCATCAGCGCTCCCCGACCCAGGTTGTTCTTTGAACAGGGGCAGTATTTATTTTTCATGGATGGAATCAGCCTGGCCAATAATTCAAGTTTTCCTTCGGGCCATACTGCCACAGCTTTTGCCATTGCAACCGTTTTTGTGATGATGCTGAAAAACAAGAACTGGCAATGGCTGATCTTACCAGCGGCCCTGCTGGCGGGTTACTCACGTATTTACCTGGCTCAGCATTTCTTACTGGATGTGATCATTGGAGCAATATTAGGCAGTGTTTCCGGCATCATCGCTGTTTACCTGGCATTCAACCCGGCAGGCAACCGGGTATTGCTGAAGAAAATATTCAAACTAATCCAGGGCCGGCCCTCATCACCGGCATCCATGCAAACTGTATGA
- the atpE gene encoding ATP synthase F0 subunit C yields the protein MANAGGAIGAGLGAIGAGVGIGQIGKGALESIARQPEAINDIRSNMILTAALVEGAALFAIIIGFLAMVL from the coding sequence ATGGCTAATGCAGGAGGTGCTATCGGCGCCGGACTGGGAGCTATCGGTGCCGGTGTAGGTATCGGACAGATCGGTAAGGGTGCATTGGAATCCATTGCACGCCAGCCGGAAGCGATCAATGACATCCGCAGCAACATGATCCTTACTGCCGCTCTGGTGGAAGGAGCAGCATTGTTTGCGATCATCATTGGTTTCCTGGCCATGGTACTTTAA
- a CDS encoding sensor histidine kinase codes for MPSSKNSSPQQLSALTALGLSIPIALGIFVLKPVWWIALISLVVVFLGSFGLILYILQSFIYRKIKLIYKLIYQTKASKKEEFYYKNLLPQKGIDEVREDVEAWADQHKAEIEVLQQNEVYRKEFLQNLSHELKTPIFAIQGYVDTLLSGALENAEVNKKFLQSTSRNIDRLVNLVDDLDAISKLESGEQLLLKDSFVIQDLLKEVYESLSIKADEKEIRCIIKKGCELPLTVYADKEKMRQVFINLVDNAIKYGKQNGIVEASFYKVDGAKVLIEISDDGAGIAEEHLHRIFERFYRTDLARSRKVGGSGLGLAICKHIIEAHGQTIHVRSKIDVGTTFGFTLQSRKE; via the coding sequence ATGCCGTCTTCAAAAAATTCTTCCCCGCAACAATTATCCGCATTAACGGCGCTGGGTTTATCTATACCAATAGCCCTGGGTATCTTTGTGCTTAAACCCGTATGGTGGATTGCGCTGATCTCCCTGGTCGTGGTATTCCTTGGTTCCTTCGGGTTGATCTTATACATCCTGCAGTCCTTCATTTACCGGAAAATAAAACTCATCTATAAATTAATTTATCAGACCAAGGCCAGTAAGAAAGAAGAGTTTTATTACAAAAATCTCCTGCCACAGAAAGGCATTGATGAAGTAAGAGAGGATGTAGAGGCCTGGGCCGATCAGCACAAAGCAGAGATCGAAGTGCTGCAGCAGAATGAAGTGTACCGTAAGGAATTTTTGCAGAACCTGAGCCATGAACTGAAGACACCCATCTTTGCCATACAAGGGTACGTGGATACCTTGTTAAGCGGGGCGCTCGAAAACGCCGAAGTGAATAAGAAATTCCTGCAAAGCACATCCCGCAATATTGATCGCCTGGTGAACCTGGTGGATGACCTGGATGCCATCTCTAAACTGGAAAGCGGCGAACAGCTTTTATTGAAAGACAGCTTTGTGATACAGGACCTGTTGAAAGAGGTGTATGAATCCCTGTCCATCAAGGCGGATGAAAAAGAGATCAGGTGCATTATTAAAAAGGGATGTGAACTTCCGTTAACGGTTTATGCCGATAAGGAGAAGATGCGCCAGGTATTCATCAACCTGGTTGATAATGCCATCAAGTATGGCAAACAAAACGGCATTGTGGAAGCCAGTTTTTATAAAGTGGATGGAGCAAAAGTACTGATCGAGATAAGTGACGACGGTGCCGGTATTGCCGAAGAACACCTGCACAGGATCTTTGAAAGGTTTTACCGGACGGACCTGGCGCGCAGCCGTAAAGTGGGCGGCAGCGGCCTGGGCCTTGCCATCTGCAAACACATCATTGAGGCACACGGGCAGACCATTCATGTTCGCAGTAAGATAGATGTGGGCACTACGTTTGGATTTACGTTGCAAAGCAGGAAAGAGTAG
- a CDS encoding GtrA family protein, giving the protein MVGISGMALDFSVTWLCKEKLRLNKYISNSAGFCLAVVSNFLLNRRWTFESIQQPAANQFVYFTLVSVTGLLINNLFLYLLLKYAKKNFYFLKLVVTGLVFFWNYFMNLLFTFNQP; this is encoded by the coding sequence ATGGTTGGGATAAGTGGAATGGCACTGGATTTTTCTGTAACCTGGCTTTGTAAGGAAAAACTCCGCCTTAATAAATACATTTCAAACTCAGCCGGGTTTTGTTTAGCGGTGGTAAGCAATTTTTTATTGAACCGTCGCTGGACCTTTGAAAGCATACAGCAGCCTGCTGCAAACCAATTCGTATATTTCACTCTGGTATCGGTTACCGGTCTGTTGATAAACAACCTGTTCTTATACCTGCTTTTGAAATATGCAAAAAAGAATTTTTATTTTTTGAAATTGGTTGTTACCGGACTTGTCTTTTTCTGGAATTATTTTATGAACCTGCTGTTCACATTTAACCAACCGTAG